A portion of the Ardenticatenales bacterium genome contains these proteins:
- a CDS encoding FtsX-like permease family protein translates to MNLALFRTGWRRIRRRPLEYILFVLGVALGVAMMVSIDLANGSARRAFQLSTDAIAGKTTHRISGGPTGLDETIYLNLRRQLGYNLAAPIVEGYVTSPAFGGQSLRLVGIDPFAEAPFRAYLGRSPDLNTLAPFLTEANAIILSADTARQSGLRLDDTLILDLAGETTQARIVGLIQPGDEITRRGLSNVIFTDIASAQELLHMTGRLSHIDLIIPDTATLTHIGDNLPPGILLETAAARSNAIQQMAAAFELNLTAMSLLALVVGMFLIYNTVTFSVIQRRPLFGVLRCLGVTGGQLAGLILAEAAALGLVGAVLGVGLGVLLGQGMVRLVTQTINDFYFVVNVQTVAIPFLTLLKGLVIGVLAAVAASLPPAWEAMRTPPNSTLRRSTLESKARQIVPWLWLGWLALSALGAFLLWLRGVNLIVSFIGLFAILIGCALLTPPLTLWLMERLAPLGGRLLGPLGRMAPRDIARSLSRTSVAIAALMTAVSVIIGVSIMIGSFRGTVEQWLNATLQADIYVSPPGATANSVQGALRPDVLAAVASWPGMTRAVTGRSVRILAPDFGREVDVLAVSGDIAGNSRPYVWLSDSQAHIWQAVAAGTGIIISEPLLLRQNLSIPPAPITLMTPTGPRAFPVLAIFYDYASDQGTIWMGSQLYQETWDDPQISTVALFVAPGVDVDQTVRAMQTALAEKQQLTINSNQGLRNASLDIFDRTFAVTAALQLLATLVAFIGVLSALLSLQLERARELGVLRATGMTLGQLWRLTLLETGLMGGLAGLLAMPTGFVLAWVLIYVINVRSFGWTLQMRLQPGYFAQAFVVAVVAALLAGIYPALRLGKMMIATAIRQE, encoded by the coding sequence ATGAACCTGGCCCTCTTCCGCACCGGCTGGCGGCGCATCCGGCGTCGCCCTCTGGAATACATCTTGTTTGTCCTCGGCGTGGCTTTGGGTGTCGCCATGATGGTCTCCATCGACCTGGCGAACGGCTCCGCGCGCCGCGCTTTTCAACTGTCTACGGACGCGATTGCCGGCAAAACCACGCACCGTATCTCTGGCGGCCCCACCGGATTGGACGAAACCATCTACCTCAACCTGCGCCGTCAACTTGGCTATAACCTTGCCGCCCCCATCGTCGAAGGATACGTCACCTCACCCGCATTCGGCGGGCAGTCATTACGACTCGTCGGCATTGACCCCTTCGCCGAAGCCCCTTTCCGCGCCTACCTGGGCCGTTCCCCCGATCTCAACACGCTCGCCCCCTTCCTCACCGAAGCAAACGCCATTATCCTCTCCGCGGACACCGCCCGGCAGTCTGGTCTGCGCCTCGACGACACCCTCATCCTCGACCTGGCCGGCGAAACAACCCAGGCGCGCATCGTCGGCCTCATCCAGCCCGGAGACGAAATCACCCGCCGTGGCCTCAGCAACGTGATCTTCACGGACATCGCCAGCGCGCAAGAACTGCTGCACATGACGGGCCGCCTCAGCCACATCGACCTCATCATTCCCGACACAGCCACCCTGACCCACATCGGGGACAACCTCCCCCCCGGCATCCTCCTGGAAACCGCCGCCGCCCGTAGCAACGCCATCCAGCAAATGGCCGCCGCCTTTGAACTCAACCTCACGGCGATGAGCCTGCTGGCCCTGGTCGTAGGCATGTTCCTCATCTACAACACCGTCACCTTTAGCGTCATCCAACGACGCCCCCTCTTTGGCGTCCTCCGCTGCCTCGGTGTCACCGGCGGCCAACTCGCCGGCCTCATCCTGGCGGAAGCCGCCGCGCTAGGGCTGGTGGGGGCGGTGCTGGGGGTGGGATTGGGTGTGCTGTTGGGGCAGGGCATGGTGCGCCTGGTCACGCAAACCATCAACGACTTCTACTTTGTCGTCAACGTGCAGACGGTCGCCATCCCCTTTCTCACCCTGCTCAAAGGGCTGGTCATTGGCGTGCTGGCCGCCGTGGCCGCGTCGCTGCCCCCCGCCTGGGAAGCGATGCGCACGCCGCCAAACAGCACCCTGCGCCGCTCCACGCTGGAAAGCAAGGCGCGCCAGATTGTCCCCTGGCTGTGGCTGGGCTGGCTGGCGCTGTCCGCGCTGGGCGCGTTCCTCCTCTGGCTGCGCGGCGTCAACCTCATCGTCAGTTTCATCGGCCTGTTCGCCATTCTCATTGGCTGCGCCCTGCTGACGCCGCCGCTGACTCTGTGGCTGATGGAACGATTGGCCCCACTGGGCGGGCGACTGCTGGGACCATTAGGGCGCATGGCCCCGCGCGACATCGCCCGCTCCCTCAGTCGCACGTCCGTAGCCATTGCCGCCCTGATGACGGCGGTCTCCGTAATCATCGGCGTTTCCATCATGATTGGCTCGTTTCGCGGTACGGTGGAGCAGTGGCTAAACGCCACGCTGCAGGCGGACATTTACGTCTCGCCGCCAGGAGCGACGGCGAACTCGGTGCAAGGGGCGCTACGCCCGGATGTGCTGGCGGCGGTGGCCTCGTGGCCGGGTATGACCCGCGCCGTCACGGGGCGCAGTGTGCGCATTCTGGCCCCGGATTTTGGGCGGGAGGTGGATGTGCTGGCGGTGAGTGGGGATATTGCCGGCAATTCCCGTCCCTACGTCTGGCTCTCTGATTCACAAGCCCACATCTGGCAAGCCGTGGCCGCCGGCACAGGCATCATCATCTCCGAACCGCTACTGCTGCGCCAAAACCTATCCATCCCCCCCGCCCCCATCACCTTAATGACGCCCACCGGGCCGCGTGCCTTCCCCGTCCTCGCCATCTTCTATGACTACGCCTCCGACCAGGGCACGATCTGGATGGGCAGCCAGCTTTATCAGGAGACGTGGGACGACCCGCAAATCTCCACCGTGGCCCTGTTTGTCGCCCCAGGCGTGGACGTGGACCAGACGGTGCGGGCGATGCAAACGGCGCTGGCGGAAAAACAACAGTTGACGATCAACTCCAACCAGGGGCTGCGTAATGCCTCACTGGACATTTTCGACCGCACCTTTGCCGTGACGGCGGCGCTGCAACTGCTGGCAACCCTCGTGGCCTTCATTGGCGTCCTCAGCGCCCTGCTCAGTTTGCAGTTGGAGCGGGCGCGGGAGTTGGGCGTGCTACGCGCCACGGGGATGACGTTGGGGCAGTTGTGGCGGCTGACGCTGCTGGAAACGGGCCTGATGGGCGGCCTGGCGGGCCTGCTGGCCATGCCCACCGGTTTTGTACTCGCCTGGGTGCTAATTTATGTGATTAACGTGCGTTCGTTTGGCTGGACGCTGCAAATGCGTCTGCAGCCGGGCTATTTTGCGCAGGCGTTTGTGGTGGCGGTGGTGGCGGCGTTGCTTGCCGGCATCTACCCTGCCCTCCGCCTCGGCAAAATGATGATCGCCACCGCCATCCGCCAGGAATAA
- a CDS encoding ABC transporter ATP-binding protein, which yields MQMLKPTIPIVWLDNLSKSFQEGGQSRLVLDNVSAQFQEGEFVVLLGKSGSGKSTLLNLISGIEAPDSGGVTVNGVTITSLRDRERTLFRRDHIGFVFQFFNLIPTLTVLENVTLPQELAGVAQQDVAPRALALLQQVGLAERARTFPDRLSGGEQQRVAIARALAHDPLLVLADEPTGNLDEETGEVVLQLLLSLTRNAGKTLIMATHSPEVVPLADHVYHIHEGKLIAEPEPAATHTNGHNRRWSVTR from the coding sequence ATGCAAATGCTGAAGCCCACGATTCCCATTGTCTGGCTGGACAACCTGAGCAAGTCGTTTCAAGAAGGCGGCCAGAGCCGCCTGGTGTTGGACAACGTATCCGCGCAGTTTCAAGAAGGGGAGTTTGTGGTGTTGTTGGGCAAGAGCGGCAGCGGCAAAAGCACACTGCTGAACCTGATCAGCGGGATTGAAGCGCCGGACAGCGGCGGGGTAACGGTCAATGGCGTGACCATTACATCCCTACGCGACCGGGAGCGCACGCTGTTCCGCCGCGACCATATCGGCTTCGTCTTCCAATTCTTCAACCTGATTCCCACGTTAACGGTGCTGGAGAATGTAACGCTGCCGCAAGAATTGGCGGGGGTGGCGCAGCAAGACGTGGCTCCCAGGGCGTTGGCCCTGCTGCAGCAGGTGGGATTGGCGGAGCGGGCACGCACATTTCCCGATAGACTGTCCGGGGGCGAGCAGCAGCGGGTAGCAATTGCTCGCGCCCTGGCGCATGACCCGCTGCTGGTGCTGGCGGATGAGCCGACGGGCAATCTGGATGAGGAGACGGGGGAGGTGGTGCTACAATTGCTGCTGTCTTTGACGCGAAATGCCGGCAAAACCCTCATCATGGCCACCCACAGCCCCGAAGTCGTCCCCCTGGCCGACCACGTCTACCACATCCACGAAGGCAAACTCATCGCCGAACCGGAACCCGCCGCCACGCACACCAACGGCCACAACCGCCGCTGGTCCGTCACCCGATAA
- a CDS encoding MFS transporter: MKAFRQVDRRLLTILLIVFVQILSASLILPILPLYAQRQFKMTPQVITLLVSSYFAAQFFAGPALGRLSDKYGRLPVLIVSQVGTVISFIMLAYAHTVWMLFAARILDGITGGNIIVAQAYVTDVTPPERRTQSLGLVFAAFGLGFIFGPAAGGVLSALFGSQIPFLIAAAVAALTVLITWWALDESLSTEQREHNKRFTQSRMDLGSVVHNTPLLFILTIAFVGQFALGLLQSTFALYGGAVLFVEYSARLTNLGVGLLLAVNGIGQFTTQIWLLPRLLRRYGDGALVIVGTLTRGMGMFVFALITTPWLGPIGSLLFAAGVGLAMPPLQSLSTRTVADELRGGVLGLYQSALSLSTILSTAVAGSLFAVHATTPYWLGGSLSVAVAVPAFFLLQYIRRGHLTPRPVPVGHS; the protein is encoded by the coding sequence ATGAAAGCCTTTCGGCAAGTTGATCGTCGTCTTTTGACCATTCTTCTGATCGTGTTTGTGCAGATATTAAGCGCCTCGCTCATCCTGCCCATTCTCCCCCTGTACGCGCAGCGCCAGTTCAAAATGACCCCGCAGGTCATCACACTGCTCGTCTCCTCCTATTTCGCGGCGCAGTTCTTCGCCGGGCCGGCATTAGGTCGCCTCTCTGATAAATATGGACGGCTGCCCGTGTTGATTGTGAGCCAGGTGGGCACGGTGATCAGCTTCATCATGCTGGCCTACGCGCATACGGTGTGGATGTTGTTTGCCGCGCGCATTCTCGACGGCATTACGGGGGGCAACATCATCGTGGCGCAGGCATACGTGACGGACGTGACGCCACCAGAGCGGCGCACGCAGTCGTTGGGGCTGGTTTTTGCCGCTTTTGGGTTGGGCTTTATCTTTGGTCCGGCGGCGGGCGGCGTGCTGTCGGCGCTGTTTGGCTCGCAAATCCCGTTCCTGATTGCCGCCGCCGTGGCCGCGCTCACCGTCCTGATCACCTGGTGGGCGCTGGATGAATCCCTCTCCACGGAACAGCGGGAACACAATAAGCGGTTTACGCAGAGCCGTATGGACCTGGGCAGCGTGGTGCATAATACGCCCCTCCTGTTCATCTTGACGATTGCCTTTGTGGGGCAATTTGCCCTGGGGCTGCTGCAATCGACGTTTGCGCTCTATGGCGGAGCGGTGTTGTTTGTGGAATACAGCGCCCGGTTGACCAACCTGGGGGTAGGGTTGCTGCTGGCAGTGAACGGTATCGGCCAGTTCACGACGCAAATCTGGCTGCTGCCGCGACTGCTACGGCGGTATGGGGATGGGGCGCTGGTGATTGTAGGGACGCTGACGCGGGGGATGGGGATGTTTGTGTTTGCGCTGATTACAACGCCCTGGTTGGGGCCGATTGGCTCGTTGTTGTTTGCCGCCGGGGTGGGGTTAGCGATGCCGCCGCTGCAATCGCTGTCTACGCGGACGGTGGCGGATGAATTGCGCGGAGGGGTGTTGGGACTGTATCAGTCGGCGCTGAGTCTGTCCACGATTTTGAGTACGGCGGTGGCGGGGAGTCTGTTTGCCGTCCATGCGACGACGCCGTACTGGTTGGGAGGGAGTCTGTCGGTGGCGGTGGCTGTGCCGGCATTTTTCCTCCTCCAATACATCCGCCGCGGCCACCTGACCCCCCGACCCGTGCCCGTCGGCCACTCATAG